A single genomic interval of Alteromonas sp. BL110 harbors:
- the erpA gene encoding iron-sulfur cluster insertion protein ErpA, which yields MSVETALPIEFSDAAAAKVKALVSEEENPDLKLRVYVTGGGCSGFQYGFTFDEKVNEGDMTIEKDTVTMVVDPMSLQYLVGGIVDYVDGLEGSRFLVQNPNATTTCGCGASFSV from the coding sequence ATGTCTGTAGAAACGGCGTTGCCAATTGAGTTTTCAGACGCTGCAGCAGCGAAAGTGAAAGCCCTTGTTTCAGAAGAAGAAAATCCTGATTTGAAATTACGTGTATACGTAACAGGTGGTGGTTGTTCGGGCTTTCAATACGGCTTCACATTCGATGAGAAGGTGAACGAAGGCGATATGACTATTGAGAAAGACACGGTAACCATGGTTGTCGACCCAATGAGCCTGCAATATTTAGTGGGTGGCATTGTTGATTACGTTGATGGTCTGGAAGGATCGCGCTTTTTGGTTCAAAACCCAAATGCCACGACTACCTGTGGCTGTGGCGCAAGTTTTAGCGTTTAA
- a CDS encoding glutathione S-transferase family protein, protein MKLYGSTTSPYVRRIRIVLASTEHEFLNLQIFSGEDRELLASRNPTLKVPCLEDDGQMIFDSRIIYNYLADKLDHDGLSWEEENQLTLIDAANDSFVQLMLLKRSDFDISEDKMYYRLQNERIEAVLSALSEQLDAGGFSGWTYPEICLYSMIDWVLFRELHSMKDYPQLLAFHEKHHDRIEVTATDPRG, encoded by the coding sequence ATGAAATTATATGGCTCTACCACTTCTCCCTATGTACGCCGTATTCGCATTGTATTAGCGTCTACAGAGCACGAATTTTTAAATCTTCAAATCTTCTCAGGTGAAGATCGCGAACTGCTTGCTTCTCGCAACCCAACCTTAAAAGTACCTTGCCTTGAAGATGATGGGCAAATGATTTTCGATTCTCGTATTATCTATAATTATCTTGCCGATAAGCTTGATCATGATGGCTTAAGCTGGGAAGAAGAGAATCAGCTAACGCTAATTGACGCAGCTAATGATTCATTCGTTCAGCTTATGCTCCTAAAACGTTCAGATTTTGATATCAGCGAAGATAAAATGTATTACCGACTTCAAAATGAGCGTATTGAAGCAGTATTGAGTGCGTTATCAGAACAACTTGATGCAGGTGGCTTTAGTGGATGGACTTACCCTGAGATCTGTTTGTATAGCATGATCGATTGGGTGCTTTTCCGCGAATTACACAGCATGAAAGACTACCCTCAATTGCTAGCGTTCCATGAAAAGCACCATGACAGAATCGAAGTAACCGCAACTGACCCGCGTGGTTAG
- a CDS encoding D-2-hydroxyacid dehydrogenase, whose translation MAVRDLKEIELTILSDEANDIARALRAKIAGNDSFIGTDGRPLITLNKITRTPEDVDTKAVRVMLADPDLASRIINDCAALTWCQSTWAGNAPLLNANKTAYTLTGLKGIFGKLMREYVFAYLLGHARNTKAFEQNQRAAPPKWEASKRIPLNDQTLGIVGLGSIGQALIPVAHALGMHVVGLTRSGKEVEGAKAVYTPDNIEGFAGACDHVVNLMPDTPTTQNLLSHGFFNALKPHSVFINAGRGSAVDDDALIQALNNGALAHAVLDVFRNEPLDPAHPFWQHPNISVTAHTAAESQPSDVADVFLDNALRYIKGEPLKYQFDFDKGY comes from the coding sequence ATGGCGGTAAGAGATTTGAAAGAAATTGAACTTACAATTTTAAGCGATGAAGCCAATGATATTGCACGTGCACTTCGAGCAAAAATAGCTGGCAACGATAGCTTTATAGGGACTGATGGCCGTCCACTTATAACGCTTAACAAAATAACAAGGACGCCAGAAGATGTAGATACCAAAGCCGTTAGGGTGATGCTCGCAGACCCAGACCTCGCTTCTCGTATCATCAACGACTGCGCTGCGCTTACCTGGTGTCAATCAACGTGGGCAGGCAACGCCCCACTCTTAAACGCGAATAAAACAGCCTACACGCTTACTGGCTTAAAAGGTATTTTCGGTAAGTTAATGCGGGAATATGTTTTTGCCTACTTACTCGGGCATGCCAGAAATACAAAAGCATTTGAACAAAACCAGCGAGCCGCTCCGCCTAAGTGGGAAGCATCAAAACGGATACCGTTAAATGACCAAACGCTGGGTATAGTCGGACTTGGCAGTATCGGGCAGGCCCTTATTCCGGTTGCTCACGCGTTAGGTATGCATGTTGTGGGTTTAACGAGAAGCGGAAAAGAGGTGGAAGGTGCTAAAGCAGTTTATACCCCCGACAATATCGAAGGGTTTGCCGGTGCCTGTGACCACGTAGTGAATCTAATGCCAGATACCCCCACAACACAAAACTTACTGTCTCACGGCTTTTTCAATGCACTTAAACCGCATAGTGTGTTTATTAACGCTGGACGAGGTAGTGCCGTTGACGATGATGCTCTTATACAAGCTTTAAACAACGGTGCATTGGCTCATGCGGTTTTAGACGTGTTTCGCAACGAGCCCCTCGACCCCGCTCACCCGTTCTGGCAGCATCCCAATATTTCAGTGACAGCTCACACAGCCGCAGAATCTCAACCAAGCGATGTGGCAGACGTGTTTTTAGACAATGCGCTGCGCTATATCAAGGGCGAACCACTCAAATACCAGTTTGATTTTGATAAGGGCTATTAA